In Mycobacteriales bacterium, the genomic stretch CTGTTCGCGACCCCGACGACCTGCCCTCGGTCGCCGTACCAGATCGCGGCGGCGACGCTTCCGACCGTCTCGACGACCGTGCACAGCACCCCGCCGTGCACGATCCCGTAGGGCTGAAGCAGGTCCGGCCGGATCTCGAGCTCGGCGGCCACGCGATCGGGTCCGGCCTCGACGATCTGCAGCCCGATGAGGTCCTGGAAGCCCGACTGCGCACCGAACGGGTCGACGATCTCGCGTTGGTCGGTCACGGAGACCAACGCTAGCGCCCGGCCGGTTACGGGCGGATGACCCCGGTGACGCCGGAGGGAACCGGTACGACATCGACGTACTGGCCGGTGTACGGCGCGTTCAGCATCCAGCCGGACCCGAGATAGATGCCGACGTGGAAGATCGGGCGGCCGAACATGATCAGGTCGCCGGGCAGGATGTCCCTCCCGGGGATCA encodes the following:
- a CDS encoding PaaI family thioesterase, translated to MTDQREIVDPFGAQSGFQDLIGLQIVEAGPDRVAAELEIRPDLLQPYGIVHGGVLCTVVETVGSVAAAIWYGDRGQVVGVANSTDFIRATRSGRLSGLGTPIHRGRTSQLWLVEVTDGDGRLVARGQLRVANIENADRLGHAAGGEAAQDSR